One Candidatus Neomarinimicrobiota bacterium genomic window carries:
- a CDS encoding DUF885 domain-containing protein: protein MQFERSIGRQLILWLVATLLLWGCGASDNQEFTSVTDNYFRQWASQHPVEAGQVGFREYDHRLPDLTQTGQEDRKELYLSTLDDLDGIDPADLSTQNRIDYYILNKALRYQVFRLDTLKVFSWDPTQYTETVTSALIDFASDPVVPDSQRAKALIRRLQNLGGWLGQVIGQLENPTPEHTEVAIRQAREIADYLSNGAFLPLFESLDQPTRTSLENWASNGSNVLNKFAGQLESQVLPNASRQVRLGGSYYAQKFRYLISSEVQPEQILTQAEEQVTALRDTLFLAAAGLAEEWWSIRYRNPNRGQKTRLIQRVMNRIRESHSAEDEIVQYLNSQLGPMEEFVRQHKLISLAHEVSLRARSDVLLLQGNTVARLHNPGLLEQEYLAEILFRAIPTDWSAKQVQEFLEEYNNFALQLVAMRYGIPGQYMQEYYARRFPSLVRSLYGGTVLRRGWGSYAEKMMVDEGWEQESPEIRVLQVQREIRDALIAVLDHRIHIQGLNRAEAIARLRTDGFITTAEANRIWRYLQMNAVTPSASFIGKEQILDTRRRYRQQYGQDYSLQEFHQQILSYGSIPLDYLRQLLLAGRI from the coding sequence ATGCAGTTCGAAAGATCCATAGGCCGACAGCTCATACTGTGGCTTGTTGCCACACTTCTCCTCTGGGGGTGCGGCGCGTCAGACAATCAGGAGTTTACATCAGTTACTGACAATTATTTCCGGCAATGGGCGTCCCAACATCCGGTCGAGGCGGGGCAGGTTGGTTTTCGTGAGTACGATCACCGCCTGCCGGATCTGACCCAAACCGGGCAGGAAGATCGAAAAGAGTTGTACCTCTCTACGCTCGATGATTTGGACGGGATCGATCCGGCAGACTTAAGCACGCAAAACCGCATAGATTACTATATTTTAAACAAAGCGCTTCGATATCAGGTCTTCCGTCTCGATACGCTGAAGGTATTTTCCTGGGATCCGACGCAGTATACGGAGACAGTGACGTCAGCACTCATTGACTTCGCCAGCGATCCGGTAGTCCCCGATTCCCAGCGTGCTAAGGCTCTGATACGGCGCTTGCAAAATCTCGGCGGCTGGCTCGGTCAGGTCATCGGACAACTCGAGAACCCCACCCCGGAACATACCGAGGTAGCAATCCGGCAAGCCCGGGAAATTGCAGATTACCTGTCGAATGGCGCGTTCCTTCCTTTATTTGAGTCACTGGATCAACCGACCCGGACTTCATTGGAGAACTGGGCGTCCAACGGCAGCAATGTGTTAAATAAATTCGCCGGTCAATTAGAGAGCCAGGTATTGCCGAATGCCTCCAGGCAAGTCCGGTTGGGCGGTTCATATTATGCACAAAAATTCAGGTACCTCATCAGTTCTGAGGTTCAGCCGGAACAGATTCTGACACAAGCCGAAGAGCAGGTCACGGCTCTTAGAGATACGCTTTTCCTTGCGGCAGCAGGATTGGCTGAGGAGTGGTGGAGTATCCGATATCGCAACCCAAACCGGGGGCAGAAAACCCGGTTAATCCAGCGGGTAATGAACCGTATTCGAGAGAGTCATTCTGCAGAGGATGAGATCGTCCAATATCTGAACTCGCAGCTCGGTCCAATGGAAGAATTCGTCCGGCAACATAAGTTGATATCCCTGGCACACGAGGTATCCCTGCGTGCCCGTTCGGACGTACTTTTGCTTCAAGGCAATACTGTGGCCCGGCTCCATAATCCTGGTTTGCTGGAGCAAGAATACCTCGCGGAAATCCTATTCCGGGCAATTCCTACAGACTGGTCTGCAAAGCAAGTTCAGGAATTTCTGGAAGAGTACAATAATTTTGCACTCCAGCTCGTTGCCATGCGATACGGCATTCCGGGACAATATATGCAGGAATACTATGCCCGCCGATTTCCGTCTCTGGTGCGCTCCCTCTACGGCGGTACGGTCCTTCGCCGGGGGTGGGGATCCTATGCAGAAAAAATGATGGTTGATGAAGGCTGGGAACAGGAATCACCTGAAATCAGAGTCTTACAGGTACAACGCGAAATTCGGGATGCACTCATCGCCGTACTGGATCACAGAATTCATATCCAGGGATTAAACCGGGCTGAAGCGATAGCTCGTCTGCGCACCGATGGATTCATTACTACTGCAGAAGCGAACAGAATTTGGCGTTATCTCCAGATGAATGCTGTTACTCCGTCAGCCTCGTTTATAGGGAAAGAACAGATACTTGACACGCGGCGGCGATACCGTCAGCAGTATGGACAGGATTACTCGCTTCAGGAGTTCCACCAGCAGATTTTGAGCTACGGTTCTATTCCCCTGGACTACCTCCGTCAACTCCTACTGGCAGGTCGCATCTGA
- a CDS encoding aminotransferase class I/II-fold pyridoxal phosphate-dependent enzyme gives MDIFEKCWEFTDAKTAREEGWYPYFIPITENKDGQAIVDGVERIMIGSNNYLGLTYHPKVLAAAKEATDKYGSGCTGSRFLNGTLDMHEELETKLAEFMHCEAALVYSTGYQTNLGVISTLVGKDDYVIMDKLNHASIVDGGLLSFGETVRYRHNDMEDLERVLSKIDEDAGKLIVVDGVFSMEGDIAPLPDILEIANEYGARLMVDDAHSIGVLGDHGRGTAEHWGVEEEVDLIMGTFSKSFACVGGFIAGKKDVVDFLQHKSRSLIFSASMTPSSVATVIAALEVIQEEPERREHLWEITRYMQEGYTKLGFDIGKSATPVIPVIIGDNMKTFGFWKALYQDGVYSNPVVSPAVPEKSSRLRTSYMATHSKEQMDKVLAKFEEHGKQFGII, from the coding sequence ATGGACATTTTCGAAAAGTGCTGGGAATTTACGGACGCCAAGACCGCGCGGGAGGAGGGCTGGTACCCCTACTTCATTCCAATTACCGAAAATAAAGATGGCCAGGCCATTGTTGACGGTGTTGAGCGAATTATGATCGGTTCAAACAACTACCTGGGCCTCACGTATCACCCCAAGGTGTTGGCGGCGGCCAAAGAGGCCACTGACAAGTACGGCAGCGGCTGTACCGGAAGCCGATTTTTAAACGGTACTCTGGATATGCACGAAGAACTGGAAACCAAACTCGCCGAATTTATGCACTGTGAAGCCGCGCTGGTGTATTCCACGGGATACCAGACAAACCTTGGTGTCATCAGCACTCTGGTAGGCAAAGATGATTACGTCATCATGGATAAACTCAATCACGCCAGTATCGTTGATGGCGGATTGCTCTCATTCGGTGAAACGGTCAGATATCGCCACAATGATATGGAAGATCTGGAACGGGTACTGTCCAAAATTGATGAGGACGCAGGTAAACTGATAGTGGTGGACGGCGTTTTTTCCATGGAAGGCGACATCGCACCGCTTCCCGACATTCTGGAAATTGCAAACGAGTACGGCGCCCGCCTGATGGTGGATGATGCGCATTCTATCGGTGTGCTGGGCGATCACGGGCGCGGCACCGCCGAGCACTGGGGGGTCGAAGAGGAAGTGGATCTGATTATGGGCACATTCAGTAAATCGTTTGCGTGCGTTGGCGGGTTTATCGCCGGGAAAAAGGACGTTGTCGATTTCCTGCAGCACAAATCCCGGAGCCTGATTTTCAGCGCCAGCATGACGCCGAGTTCGGTGGCGACGGTAATTGCTGCACTGGAGGTCATCCAGGAAGAGCCGGAACGCCGCGAACATCTCTGGGAAATTACCAGATATATGCAGGAAGGCTATACGAAACTTGGATTCGACATAGGCAAAAGCGCCACGCCCGTGATTCCTGTAATTATCGGAGACAATATGAAAACGTTCGGTTTCTGGAAGGCGTTGTACCAGGACGGGGTTTATTCGAATCCGGTCGTGTCGCCGGCGGTGCCGGAGAAATCGTCGCGGCTGCGGACCAGCTACATGGCCACCCACAGCAAAGAGCAGATGGACAAAGTCCTGGCGAAATTCGAAGAGCACGGAAAACAGTTTGGAATTATCTGA